A window of the Harmonia axyridis chromosome 5, icHarAxyr1.1, whole genome shotgun sequence genome harbors these coding sequences:
- the LOC123681186 gene encoding radial spoke head protein 4 homolog A produces MIYDYEPAEGEEEGDVSGSLNADNEYVHAKAFLQKSSSATGENLYDHLSDVLNKILSERPQNVIDFFEEYSRKIKERRFKSGLDHLEDIYVSRGRYVLSTKLMQLLKPIQLEEQTTMDPADLELADMTQNNMLQLLFYFEHVGLGLPKNEMFCLTVAMKKLVHSEPVASIRFWGVVYGLYDNYYIVETELKEEEYMKRNENFNEDTPLNIIDENILSTNVEIAHKVYEEDEITVRLHQLAREQQLGGEDSKFPRPLPPLPLNTYEKPPKIPPEPSGVGVNSKVYYVTTDLTQPWEQLPDLTPEEIRVARQIHKSFTGKLDQEILTYPEFPGREKNYLRAQIARISAGTQISPLGYFSFGVESVGEGDEEEPVEDEEVEGPKTSYKVNPKYEPHPLKDLVDESMSFWVHHTQYILSQGRNNWWSPAAEPEHMDEAEDEAQPEEEEDRPKAAGPEAETGPPLLTPLSEDAQIESVPAWSVRSSSKILEEFAVALVRSHLWPGAYCFATQGKLFQNIYLGNGLKYLVTNFSPTPLPPIQQDYPPGPEIMEMFDPTGAEEEDWRIAHLPKPKPVAEEGEEEELEEEEEEEDEED; encoded by the coding sequence ATGATTTATGATTATGAACCTGCAGAAGGCGAAGAAGAAGGAGACGTTTCAGGATCTTTAAATGCTGACAATGAATACGTTCATGCAAAGGCATTCCTTCAAAAATCTAGTTCAGCCACTGGCGAAAACTTATACGATCATCTGAGTGATGTCCTGAATAAAATACTGTCCGAACGACCTCAAAATGTAATCgattttttcgaagaatataGCAGGAAGATAAAAGAAAGAAGATTTAAGTCCGGTTTGGATCATCTGGAAGACATTTATGTGTCAAGAGGGAGATATGTTCTATCGACGAAACTCATGCAACTTTTGAAACCTATTCAACTAGAAGAACAGACAACGATGGATCCAGCTGATCTAGAATTGGCAGATATGACACAAAATAATATGTTGCAACTTCTTTTTTACTTCGAACACGTTGGTCTTGGTTTGCCTAAAAATGAAATGTTCTGTTTAACTGTTGCCATGAAAAAACTCGTTCATAGTGAACCAGTTGCTTCTATTAGATTTTGGGGTGTTGTTTACGGTTTGTATGATAATTATTATATAGTAGAAACTGAATTAAAAGAGGAAGAATATATGAAAAGGAATGAGAATTTCAATGAAGATACCCCTCTGaatataatcgatgaaaatATACTCTCTACCAATGTTGAAATAGCTCATAAGGTATACGAAGAAGACGAAATTACTGTAAGACTTCATCAACTAGCGCGAGAACAGCAACTTGGTGGTGAAGATTCAAAATTTCCGAGACCACTTCCTCCCCTTCCTCTCAATACCTACGAGAAACCGCCAAAGATACCTCCTGAGCCTTCAGGTGTTGGAGTTAATTCCAAAGTTTACTATGTTACCACAGACTTAACACAGCCGTGGGAACAGCTTCCAGATTTAACACCTGAAGAGATACGTGTAGCGAGACAAATCCACAAATCTTTCACAGGAAAATTGGACCAGGAAATATTAACTTATCCCGAATTTCCAGGAAGAGAAAAGAACTATCTTAGGGCTCAAATTGCGAGAATTTCTGCTGGTACTCAGATTTCTCCCTTAGGATATTTTTCATTCGGTGTAGAGAGTGTTGGAGAGGGTGATGAAGAAGAACCTGTGGAAGATGAGGAGGTGGAAGGTCCTAAGACATCATACAAAGTCAACCCGAAGTATGAACCTCATCCTCTTAAGGACCTCGTTGATGAATCCATGTCTTTCTGGGTCCATCATACTCAGTATATTCTTTCTCAAGGAAGAAACAATTGGTGGAGTCCAGCAGCTGAGCCCGAACACATGGATGAAGCCGAAGATGAAGCCCAACctgaggaagaagaagatagACCAAAAGCAGCCGGTCCAGAAGCAGAAACTGGACCACCACTCCTTACCCCACTTTCGGAGGATGCCCAGATAGAAAGCGTTCCAGCCTGGTCTGTTCGATCATCCTCAAAAATATTGGAGGAATTCGCAGTCGCTTTAGTGAGATCTCATTTATGGCCAGGTGCGTACTGTTTTGCTACGCAAGGCAAGCTTTTCCAGAATATTTATCTAGGAAACGGTCTGAAATATCTCGTCACAAACTTCTCACCGACCCCATTACCTCCAATTCAACAAGACTACCCACCTGGTCCTGAAATAATGGAGATGTTCGATCCAACCGGTGCTGAGGAGGAAGACTGGAGGATTGCTCATCTGCCGAAACCTAAACCGGTTGCAGAAGAAGGGGAAGAGGAAGAGTTGgaggaagaggaagaagaagaggacGAAGAGGACTAA